The Pontibacter pudoricolor genome contains a region encoding:
- a CDS encoding peptidoglycan DD-metalloendopeptidase family protein codes for MFKRSIGLAILVAVSLLVFFTVVQNLTFEKASAQSKPNPVAKPSPEPEAKAPAPVVYGIPTDSLEIVEATVERGENLSEILDNYNISLTTISELAKKSKPVFNVRRISANRNYTILHLPDSGKTAQYFIYEPSETEYVIYDLRKELNVTLEKRRIDTVERAIAGIIQNSLFVALTEAGGSAQLVNHFADIYAWRLDLNRLQPGDKFKLIYDEHVVNGKTIGFGKIKSAYFEHEGKELYAIGFDQGKGIGYYDQEGKSLKRAFLREPLEFSRISSRFSKSRFHPVQKRYKPHLGTDFAARHGTPIRTVGDGIVLEAKYTRGNGYYVKIKHNKTYTTQYLHMSKFARGVRTGSRVKQGQTIGYVGSTGLATGPHLCYRFWKNGKQVDALRVKLPSADPVKKSKLDEFEQLKEATINQMQAINFDGTQQPELLASDKQETQKGA; via the coding sequence ATGTTCAAACGTAGTATCGGATTAGCTATCCTGGTAGCTGTATCCCTGCTCGTGTTTTTCACGGTAGTTCAAAACCTGACTTTCGAGAAAGCCAGCGCTCAAAGTAAACCAAACCCGGTAGCAAAGCCTTCGCCGGAACCCGAAGCAAAGGCTCCTGCTCCTGTCGTGTACGGCATCCCAACCGATTCTCTGGAGATTGTAGAGGCTACTGTGGAACGTGGTGAAAACCTTTCGGAAATTCTCGACAACTATAACATTTCGCTGACTACCATTTCGGAACTAGCCAAAAAATCGAAGCCCGTATTTAATGTGCGCCGCATCAGCGCCAACCGCAACTATACCATCCTGCACCTCCCCGATTCGGGCAAAACCGCCCAGTATTTTATTTATGAGCCCAGCGAAACCGAATATGTGATCTACGACCTGCGGAAAGAGTTGAATGTAACGCTGGAAAAACGCAGAATTGATACCGTTGAAAGAGCCATTGCCGGTATTATTCAGAACTCCTTGTTTGTGGCATTAACCGAGGCTGGTGGTTCAGCGCAACTAGTAAACCATTTTGCCGATATTTATGCCTGGCGCCTCGATCTGAACCGCCTGCAACCCGGCGATAAGTTTAAACTGATCTATGACGAACATGTGGTGAATGGTAAAACGATCGGTTTCGGGAAGATAAAATCAGCTTATTTTGAGCACGAGGGCAAAGAACTATATGCCATCGGTTTTGACCAGGGCAAAGGCATAGGTTATTACGACCAGGAAGGGAAAAGCCTGAAAAGAGCTTTCCTGCGTGAGCCGCTGGAGTTTAGCCGTATCAGTTCCCGTTTCTCAAAAAGCCGTTTCCATCCGGTGCAAAAGCGTTACAAACCACACCTGGGCACCGACTTTGCAGCCCGCCACGGCACACCGATCCGTACGGTTGGCGACGGTATCGTTTTAGAAGCAAAATATACCCGCGGCAATGGCTATTATGTAAAGATCAAGCATAATAAAACTTACACCACGCAGTACCTGCACATGTCTAAGTTCGCAAGAGGAGTAAGAACAGGCTCCCGCGTAAAGCAAGGCCAGACAATTGGCTATGTAGGCAGCACCGGCCTGGCAACAGGTCCACACTTATGTTACCGCTTCTGGAAAAACGGCAAACAGGTAGATGCCCTGAGAGTTAAATTACCATCTGCCGACCCGGTTAAGAAAAGCAAACTGGATGAGTTTGAACAACTGAAAGAAGCAACTATAAACCAGATGCAGGCCATTAACTTTGATGGCACGCAGCAACCGGAACTACTGGCTTCGGATAAACAGGAAACTCAAAAAGGAGCTTAA
- the fabG gene encoding 3-oxoacyl-[acyl-carrier-protein] reductase, producing MKALEGKIALVTGASKGIGRAIAQKFVEEGAQVAFTYLSSVEKGQALEQELTANGGKAKGYRSDASDIAQADKLIEDVVADFGKIDILVNNAGITRDGLLMRMTEDQWDAVINTNLKSVFNLTKGATKHMMRAKYGTIINITSVVGIKGNAGQANYAASKAGSIGFTKSVALELGSRNIRCNAIAPGFIETEMTGELDQKVVDEWRKAIPLKRGGTPEDVANCAVFLASDQSSYITGQVLQVDGGMLT from the coding sequence ATGAAAGCATTAGAAGGAAAAATAGCTCTGGTAACCGGGGCATCTAAAGGAATAGGACGTGCCATTGCACAGAAGTTTGTGGAAGAAGGCGCGCAGGTAGCATTTACCTACTTATCAAGTGTTGAAAAAGGCCAGGCCCTTGAGCAGGAACTGACTGCCAACGGCGGCAAAGCAAAAGGCTATCGCTCCGATGCTTCTGACATTGCGCAGGCCGACAAACTGATTGAAGATGTAGTAGCTGACTTTGGCAAGATCGACATCCTGGTGAACAATGCCGGTATTACCCGCGACGGTTTGCTGATGCGCATGACCGAAGACCAGTGGGATGCCGTGATCAACACCAACCTGAAATCTGTTTTTAACCTGACCAAAGGCGCTACCAAACACATGATGCGCGCCAAGTATGGCACTATCATCAACATTACATCGGTGGTAGGTATTAAAGGCAACGCAGGCCAGGCAAATTATGCGGCCTCTAAAGCTGGTAGCATTGGCTTTACAAAATCTGTTGCACTGGAGTTAGGCTCCCGTAATATCCGTTGCAACGCTATTGCCCCAGGCTTTATCGAAACTGAAATGACCGGCGAGCTGGATCAGAAGGTGGTAGACGAGTGGAGAAAGGCAATTCCGTTAAAGCGCGGTGGTACCCCGGAAGATGTAGCTAACTGTGCTGTGTTCCTTGCTTCAGACCAGTCATCTTACATTACCGGCCAGGTGTTGCAGGTAGATGGCGGTATGCTAACCTAA